A window of the Hypomesus transpacificus isolate Combined female chromosome 22, fHypTra1, whole genome shotgun sequence genome harbors these coding sequences:
- the wdr17 gene encoding WD repeat-containing protein 17: MSQVKQVGLLAAGCQPWNKDVCAASGDRFAYCATLAIYIYQLDHRYNEFKLRSIMSEHKKTITAISWCPHNAEVFASASADNLLIVWNVAEQKVVARLDNTKGIPASVSWCWNAGEGVAFVSHRGPLYIWVTSGPDAGVTVHKEAHSFLSDICLFRWHPVKKGKVVFGHTDGSLSIFQPGTKNQKHVLRPESLEGTDEEDPVTALEWDPLSTDYLLVANLHNGIRLVDSESLTCITSFTFPSAAASVQCLAWVPSAPGMFITGDSQVGVLRIWNVSRSTSLDNFKLKKTGFHALHVLNSPPAKKSKNSLGSPTKSLHMSSTSEAVPPPTLSQNQAFSLPPGHAVCCFMDGGVGLYNMGAKKWDFLRDLGHVETIFDCKFKPDDPNLLATASFDGTIKVWDINTLTAVYTSPGNEGVVYSLSWAPGDLNCIAGATSRNGAFIWDVKKGKMITRFNEHGKNGIFCIAWSHKDSKRIATCSGDGFCIIRTIDGKILHKYKHPSAVFGCDWSQNNKDMIATGCEDKNVRVYYLATSSDQPLKVFSGHLAKVFHVRWSPLREGILCSGSDDGTVRIWDYTQDACINVLSGHTAPVRGLMWNTEVPYLLTSGSWDYTIRVWDTRDGTCLDTVYDHGADVYGLTCHPSRPFTMASCSRDSTVRLWSLTPLIAPLLVNILTDRPWDDIIGNTDRAMVPGAPPLLCGKVCRDIKQDLDKLTSEVGSRKLRCFSECFSPPGGSHNLWDLVAVIMGQDDSLLPQSYGKSIMHMKHLVRFKTSEAQELTIVKMSKFGGGIGAPSKEERLRSAADIHLSLGQTQRYCELMVELGEWDKALSVAPGVSMKYWKKLMQRRADQLMEEANHDVIPYCIATGDVRKLVTFFTSRGQLKEALLVTQGACEGNIHVPHTSSINHTVTPETDDLEAYHGLLHKVCKELAEWYFQDGQAVLAACCHLAVDNMELAMANLIRGNELELAVCVGAVLGEPANQATHYVLELLARKYMTMPTWDLAADLLHMIPDNQLLLAKLCAFYPGSTADINQLHKRCGLPPVEESESLAEAALSEGDVFNAVRLHLLSATPENALSIGIAHVKEQLSGSDWTVESVHPILDLLSYIRTDRLILAKCTEQRSELLILCGYVGALLAIRRQYCSIVPALYEYTSQLMKRREVCVPLQIKQLSVELEAWTACTHTLNTPPDEAPSTPPSEAQRVEFSQLQSRIQGAGLLWLEGPDYVTGSNLPSHSDVQVSCFTGNRIQGPVFFLEDGKSSISLNDALMWAKVNPFSPLGTGVRINPF; the protein is encoded by the exons ATGTCCCAGGTCAAGCAGGTGGGTCTGCTAGCTGCAGGCTGCCAGCCCTGGAACAAAGATGTGTGTGCTGCCAGTGGAGACCGCTTTGCCTACTGTGCCACCCTGGCCATCTACAtataccag TTGGACCACAGGTATAACGAGTTCAAGCTGCGCTCCATCATGTCGGAGCATAAGAAGACCATCACTGCCATCTCCTGGTGTCCTCACAACGCCGAGGTGTTTGCCAGCGCCAGTGCCGACAACCTCCTCATCGTGTGGAACGTGGCAGAGCAGAAGGTCGTGGCGCGGCTGGACAACACCAAAG GCATCCCAGCGTCCGTCAGCTGGTGCTGGAACGCCGGGGAAGGCGTGGCATTCGTGTCCCACCGCGGGCCGCTCTACATCTGGGTGACCAGCGGGCCGGACGCCGGCGTCACCGTCCACAAGGAGGCgcacagcttcctgtctgacatTTGTCTGTTCCGCTGGCATCCTGTCAAGAAGGGCAAGGTGGTGTTCGGACACACAGACGGCAGTCTGTCCATCTTTCAACCAG GAACTAAGAACCAAAAGCACGTATTGCGTCCGGAGTCTCTGGAGGGGACGGACGAGGAGGACCCAGTGACGGCGTTGGAGTGGGACCCACTCTCCACAGACTACCTCCTGGTGGCCAATTTGCACAACGGCATCCGATTGGTGGACTCCGAGTCGCTGACCTGTATCACCTCCTTCACCTTCCCAAGCGCAGCTGCCTCCGTGCAGTGTCTGGCCTGGGTACCCAGCGCCCCGGGAATGTTCATCACTGGAG ACTCCCAGGTGGGGGTTCTGAGGATATGGAATGTGTCCCGGTCGACTTCTCTGGACAACTTCAAGCTGAAGAAGACCGGCTTCCACGCGCTGCATGTCCTGAACTCCCCTCCTGCTAAGAAAAGTAAGAACT CACTGGGCTCCCCCACAAAAAGCCTGCACATGTCATCCACCAGCGAGGCGGTGCCGCCCCCCACCCTGTCCCAGAACCAGGCCTTCTCCCTGCCGCCCGGGCACGCAGTCTGCTGCTTCATGGACGGGGGGGTGGGACTCTACAACATGGGGGCCAAGAAGTGGGATTTCCTCAGAGACCTG GGTCATGTTGAGACCATATTCGACTGTAAGTTCAAGCCGGACGACCCTAACCTACTGGCCACAGCTTCGTTTGACGGAACCATCAAGGTTTGGGACATCAACACATTGACTGCTGTCTACACATCGCCTGGCAACGAGGGCGTGGTTTATTCACTGTCCTGGGCCcctg GAGACCTGAACTGTATAGCGGGAGCTACCTCTCGCAACGGAGCGTTCATCTGGGACGTGAAGAAAGGCAAGATGATCACACGCTTCAATGAG CATGGGAAGAATGGAATCTTCTGTATCGCATGGAGTCACAAGGACTCAAAGAGGATCGCCACATGTAGTGGAGATGGATTCTG CATAATTCGGACCATCGATGGAAAGATCCTTCACAAGTACAAACACCCTTCTGCTGTGTTTGGCTGTGACTGGAGCCAGAACAACAA ggaTATGATAGCGACAGGCTGTGAGGATAagaatgtgcgtgtgtactACCTGGCCACCAGCTCTGACCAGCCTCTCAAGGTCTTTAGCGGCCACCTGGCCAAGGTCTTCCACGTCCGCTGGTCTCCCCTGCGAGAGGGCATCCTGTGCTCCGGCTCTGACGACGG GACGGTGCGTATCTGGGACTACACGCAGGACGCGTGCATCAACGTGCTGAGCGGCCACACGGCGCCGGTGCGCGGCCTGATGTGGAACACGGAGGTGCCCTACCTGCTGACCTCCGGGTCATGGGACTACACCATTAGAGTGTGGGACACCCGGGACGGGACCTGCCTGGACACCGTCTACGACCACGGGGCAGACGTGTACG GCCTGACATGCCATCCCAGCAGGCCCTTCACCATGGCATCCTGCTCCAGAGACTCCACAGTCCGGCTGTGGTCGCTGACGCCCCTGATAGCCCCGCTGCTGGTCAACATCCTCACTGACCGGCCCTGGGACGACATTATCGGCAATACTG ACAGAGCCATGGTACCAGGAGCGCCCCCCCTGCTGTGTGGGAAGGTGTGCAGAGACATCAAGCAGGACCTGGACAAGCTGACCAGCGAGGTGGGGTCCAGGAAGCTTCGCTGCTTCTCCGAGTGCTTCTCA cctccagggGGCAGTCACAACCTGTGGGACCTGGTGGCCGTGATCATGGGGCAGGACGACAGCCTACTGCCTCAGAGCTATGGCAAGAGTATCATGCACATGAAACACCTGGTCCGCTTCAAGACA TCCGAGGCTCAGGAGCTGACCATAGTGAAGATGTCTAAGTTTGGAGGAGGCATTGGAGCCCCCAGCAAGGAGGAGCGTCTGAGGAGCGCAGCAGACATCCACCTGAGCCTGGGCCAGACCCAGAGATACTGTGAGCTCATGGTGGAGCTGGGAGAG tgGGACAAGGCCTTATCTGTGGCTCCAGGAGTATCTATGAAATACTGGAAGAAGCTCATGCAAAG GAGAGCTGACCAGTTGATGGAAGAGGCGAACCATGATGTCATTCCGTACTGCATCGCCACGGGTGACGTTAGGAAGCTAGTGACCTTCTTCACCTCCAGAGGTCAGCTGAAGGAGGCGCTGCTGGTCACCCAG GGAGCGTGTGAAGGCAACATCCACGTGCCACACACTTCCTCTATTAATCACACCGTTACCCCGGAGacagatgacctggaagcctACCATGG GCTGCTACACAAGGTGTGTAAGGAGCTGGCGGAGTGGTATTTCCAAGATGGCCAGGCCGTTCTGGCAGCCTGCTGCCACCTGGCTGTGGACAACATGGAG ctAGCCATGGCAAATCTGATCAGAGGGAATGAGTTGgaactggctgtgtgtgttggggcggTCCTCGGAGAACCAGCCAATCAGGCCACGCACTACGTCCTCGAGCTATTGGCCAGAAAATACATGACCATGCCCACATG GGATCTCGCCGCTGACCTACTCCACATGATCCCAGATAACCAGCTCCTATTGGCCAAGCTGTGTGCCTTCTACCCTGGCAGCACAGCCGACATCAACCAGCTTCACAAGAGA TGTGGCCTGCCCCCtgtggaggagagtgagagccTGGCAGAAGCAGCTCTCTCTGAGGGAGACGTCTTCAACGCTGTCAGGCTCCACCTGCTCAGTGCCACGCCAGAGAACGCACTGTCCATAGGCATAGCACACGTCAAGG AGCAGCTGAGTGGTTCTGATTGGACGGTAGAGTCTGTCCATCCAATCCTGGATCTGCTGAGCTACATTAGGACAGACCGCCTCATTCTGGCTAAGTGTACTGA acAGCGTAGTGAGCTACTGATTCTGTGTGGTTATGTTGGGGCATTGCTGGCCATCAGGAGACAGTACTGCAGCATCGTACCAGCTCTGTATGAATATACCAG CCagctgatgaagaggagggaggtgtgtgttcctctgcagATCAAGCAGCTGTCAGTCGAGCTGGAGGCCTggacagcctgcacacacaccctcaacac aCCTCCAGATGaggcccccagcacccccccgtCGGAGGCCCAGAGGGTGGAGTTCTCTCAGCTGCAGAGCCGTATCCAGGGGGCGGGGCTCCTGTGGCTGGAGGGGCCGGACTACGTGACGGGCTCCAACCTCCCCAGCCACTCTGACGTCCAGGTCTCCTGCTTCACTGGCAACAGGATACAG ggtCCAGTGTTTTTCCTGGAGGACGGGAAGTCATCCATCTCACTGAACGATGCTCTGATGTGGGCCAAGGTGAACCCCTTCTCTCCACTCGGAACAGGAGTACGCATCAACCCCTTCTAG